A stretch of the Acanthopagrus latus isolate v.2019 chromosome 9, fAcaLat1.1, whole genome shotgun sequence genome encodes the following:
- the LOC119026347 gene encoding small membrane A-kinase anchor protein-like — protein sequence MGCVKSKKSDPTGQNANSTEKMEGKVKASRGEKAYLVQSEVGSPENSPQVNPVLLEYAQKLSEEIVVRAVQQWVEVDRRYSDIPYIECDVP from the coding sequence ATGGGGTGCGTTAAATCCAAGAAGAGCGACCCGACAGGCCAAAATGCGAACTCTACGGAGAAGATGGAGGGTAAGGTCAAGGCATCGAGGGGCGAGAAGGCCTACTTGGTTCAGTCGGAGGTGGGCTCGCCGGAGAACTCCCCGCAGGTCAACCCGGTGCTGCTGGAGTACGCCCAGAAGCTCTCCGAGGAGATCGTGGTCCGGGCCGTGCAGCAGTGGGTGGAGGTAGACCGCCGCTACAGCGACATCCCCTACATCGAATGTGACGTGCCATGA
- the mstnb gene encoding growth/differentiation factor 8 gives MHPSQIVLYLSLLIVLGPVVLSEQETQQQQQQQQQQPSATSPEDTELCATCEVRQQIKTMRLNAIKSQILSKLRMKEAPNISRDIVKQLLPKAPPLQQLLDQYDVLGDDNRDVVMEEDDEHAITETIMMMATEPEPVVQVDGEPRCCFFSFTQKIQANRIVRAQLWVHLRASDEATTVFLQISRLMPVTDGNGHIHIRSLKIDVSAGVGSWQSIDVKQVLSVWLRQPETNWGIQINAFDSRGNDLAVTSAEPGEDGLQPFMEVKISEGPRRVRRDSGLDCDENSPESRCCRYPLTVDFEDFGWDWIIAPKRYKANYCSGECEYMHLQKYPHTHLVNKANPRGSAGPCCTPTKMSPINMLYFNRKEQIIYGKIPSMVVDRCGCS, from the exons ATGCATCCGTCTCAGATTGTGCTCTATCTTAGCTTGCTGATTGTTTTGGGTCCAGTAGTTTTGAGCGAACAAgagacgcagcagcagcagcagcagcagcagcagcagccctccgCCACCAGCCCAGAAGACACGGAGCTGTGCGCAACCTGCGAGGTCCGGCAGCAGATCAAAACCATGCGATTAAACGCCATAAAGTCTCAGATTCTGAGCAAACTGCGAATGAAAGAGGCTCCAAATATCAGCCGGGACATCGTGAAGCAGCTCCTGCCCAAAGCGCCgccgctgcagcagctcctcgaCCAGTACGACGTGCTGGGAGACGACAACAGGGATGTGGTTATGGAGGAGGACGATGAGCACGCCATCACGGAGACGATTATGATGATGGCCACTGAAc CTGAGCCCGTCGTCCAGGTGGATGGGGAGCCGAGgtgctgcttcttctccttcactcAAAAGATTCAAGCCAATCGAATAGTGCGGGCGCAGCTCTGGGTGCATCTGCGCGCGTCGGACGAGGCGACCACGGTGTTCCTGCAGATCTCCCGCCTGATGCCGGTCACGGACGGGAACGGGCACATACACATCCGCTCCCTGAAGATCGACGTGAGCGCCGGGGTCGGCTCTTGGCAGAGTATAGACGTCAAACAAGTGTTGAGCGTGTGGCTGCGGCAGCCGGAGACCAACTGGGGCATCCAGATTAACGCCTTCGATTCGAGGGGGAACGACTTGGCCGTGACCTCCGCGGAGCCTGGAGAGGACGGACTG CAACCGTTCATGGAGGTGAAGATCTCGGAGGGGCCCAGGCGTGTCCGGAGAGACTCGGGCCTGGACTGTGACGAGAACTCTCCAGAGTCCCGGTGCTGCCGCTACCCGCTCACGGTGGACTTCGAGGACTTTGGCTGGGACTGGATTATTGCCCCAAAGCGCTACAAGGCCAACTATTGCTCCGGGGAGTGTGAGTACATGCACTTGCAGAAGTACCCGCACACCCACCTGGTGAACAAAGCCAACCCCAGAGGGTCCGCGGGCCCCTGCTGTACCCCCACCAAGATGTCGCCCATCAACATGCTCTACTTTAACCGAAAGGAGCAGATCATCTACGGCAAGATCCCCTCCATGGTGGTAGACCGTTGTGGATGCTCTTGA
- the pms1 gene encoding PMS1 protein homolog 1 isoform X2, with amino-acid sequence MKQLPPDTVRLLSSSQVITSVLNVVKELMENSLDAGASSIDIKLENYGLDRIEVRDNGRGIKAADTPVMAVRHFTSKICSHEDLERLETYGFRGEALGSICAVAEVSVITKTQEDDISTHYTLNFTGEIVSQKPSHLGQGTTVSVLKLFKNLPVRRQYYSSTKKCKEEVKKVQDLLTAYAIIKPDLRLTLVHNKVVVWQKAKVADHRSALIATLGPSAVANLLPCHHHQEQPEIVLEGFFPKPGADHSSTSSSNPDKTFIFINNRPVNHKEIMKLLRQHYIAQYPDDSARNRYPTLMLKVTVPPSSVDVNLTPDKTQVLLQDKEAVLTAVEAFLVSLYGYRPRGDPPAETQLVREKCPSPSSPLQADASRLDSEEVLEVDVDLSKVLKDAPKHGDTAVRTDAPLDPLTPNSSSSSIAEDWIVNQIPAGPESSFSLYDDQTAETCSANKSPERLQDETVSGAETNKDQLSAEDWSRGTALTDPVSGEPLQPVRIHQPSKDNHPDSDEVKSPSSSNKKMLNAITEKRAALTAYDLISNRAMRAPLSPAALFEKEARAEVLREKPTASLQDISDAVHERWKNLREEDRKKYEVKAKKHLDHHDQRTKLASAEGPTETGTIAPRVHAQGQKRKAPLSNQKLLDELFSAQPQKKSRSLATAPKPSLPLPCSVPSLRLQLQRLSSQSSAVPRGLRLVNRLASQSAWVILCGQRLMLLNPFRVEEALLFKRLLENNILPAVSLQNPIQLTDGLGGAEYIEALCNMEKQSPELNGGAFFSDPRLVANGFKIHLTPGLTSAERHLEVTAMADYVPFLGVEDLREILAAVLHRKATTVKECRPLKVTNYLQGEAVRLARQLPTNLSREDVEETLLRMEQQLGENKRTCIHGRPFLQHLSNVPNTDEEAEALQKLRPLELKEVDTL; translated from the exons ATGAAGCAGCTGCCTCCAGACACGGTGCGGCTGCTGTCCAGCTCCCAGGTCATCACCTCCGTGCTGAACGTTGTGAAGGAATTGATGGAAAATTCGCTGGACGCTGGAGCGTCAAGCATCGACATAAAACTG GAGAACTACGGTTTGGACCGGATAGAAGTGCGCGACAACGGCCGTGGAATCAAAGCTGCAGACACTCCTGTGATGGCCGTCAGACACTTCACTTCAAAGATCTGCAGCCACGAGGACCTGGAGCGGCTGGAGACGTACGGCTTCAGAGGAGAGGCGCTGGGCTCCATCTGCGCCGTGGCCGAG GTGTCCGTCATCACAAAGACACAGGAGGATGACATCAGCACGCATTACACGCTCAACTTCACAGGGGAGATTGTTTCTCAGAAGCCGTCTCACTTGGGTCAAG gtaCAACAGTGAGCGTACTGAAGCTCTTCAAGAATCTCCCCGTCAGACGGCAGTACTACTCTTCTACCAAGAAGTGtaaggaggaagtgaagaaagTGCAGGACCTGCTGACGGCCTACGCCATCATAAAACCTGACCTGAGGCTCACGCTCGTTCACAACAAG GTGGTGGTTTGGCAGAAGGCCAAGGTGGCCGATCACAGAAGTGCCCTCATTGCTACGCTGGGGCCCAGCGCCGTTGCCAACCTGCTCCCCTGCCACCATCACCAGGAGCAACCAGAG attgttttgGAGGGCTTTTTTCCAAAACCTGGAGCAGATCATTCCTCCACAAGTTCATCAAACCCTGACAagacattcattttcatcaacaaCCGACCCGTCAACCATAAAGAGATAATGAAG CTGTTGCGTCAACACTACATCGCTCAGTATCCGGATGACTCGGCCCGAAACCGTTATCCCACCCTCATGCTCAAAGTGACGGTTCCGCCCTCTTCAGTCGACGTCAATCTGACGCCAGACAAGACCCAGGTTCTCCTTCAGGACAAG GAGGCTGTCCTGACCGCAGTCGAGGCTTTTCTGGTTTCTCTCTACGGCTATCGGCCTCGTGGTGACCCGCCAGCTGAGACGCAGCTCGTCCGTGAGAAGTGTCCCTCGCCCTCAAGTCCTCTACAGGCTGATGCTTCACGACTGGACAGTGAGGAGGTTTTAGAGGTCGATGTTGATCTTAGCAAGGTCCTCAAAGATGCTCCTAAACATGGTGACACAGCAGTAAGAACTGATGCTCCACTGGACCCTCTGACCCcaaacagcagctcctcttCTATAGCAGAGGACTGGATTGTCAACCAGATCCCAGCAGGACCAGAGTCTAGTTTTTCTCTCTATGATGATCAGACAGCAGAAACATGTTCAGCTAACAAATCTCCCGAGAGACTGCAGGATGAAACCGTTTCAGGtgcagagacaaacaaagacCAGTTATCAGCTGAGGACTGGAGCCGAGGGACGGCTTTGACCGACCCCGTATCAGGAGAACCCCTTCAGCCCGTCAGAATCCACCAACCCTCAAAGGACAATCACCCAGACTCGGACGAGGTCAAGAGTCCGAGCAGCTCGAACAAAAAGATGCTCAACGCCATCACGGAGAAGCGTGCTGCTCTGACGGCCTACGACCTGATCAGCAACCGCGCCATGAGGGCACCGCTGTCTCCCGCCGCCCTGTTCGAGAAGGAGGCCAGAGCCGAGGTCCTGAGGGAGAAACCCACAGCCAGCCTGCAGGATATCAGCGACGCCGTCCACGAGAGGTGGAAAAATCTGAGGGAGGAAGACCGTAAGAA GTATGAGGTGAAGGCAAAAAAACACCTGGATCACCACGACCAAAGGACCAAGCTGGCCTCTGCTGAAGGCCCCACAGAGACCGGCACGATCGCACCGAGGGTCCACGCACAGGGCCAGAAACGCAAAGCCCCGCTGTCCAACCAGAAGCTGCTGGACGAGCTCTTCTCCGCACAGCCCcagaagaagagcaggagcCTGGCGACGGCACCGAAGCCCTCGCTGCCCCTCCCCTGCAGCGTGCCTTCCCTTCGGCTGCAGCTCCAGCGCCTTTCATCCCAGAGCAGCGCAGTGCCACGGGGCCTCCGTCTTGTAAACCGGCTGGCCTCTCAGAGCGCCTGGGTCATTTTATGTGGTCAGAGGCTCATGTTGTTAAACCCATTTCGAGTGGAGGAAGCCTTGCTGTTTAAGAGACTCCTAGAGAATAATATACTTCCAGCAGTGAGTCTGCAGAACCCTATACAGTTAACAGATGG TCTAGGGGGGGCTGAATATATCGAGGCTTTGTGCAACATGGAGAAGCAAAGTCCTGAGCTGAACGGAGGAGCCTTCTTCTCCGATCCAAGACTTGTGGCTAATGGTTTTAAAATCCATCTCACTCCAG GCCTCACGTCAGCCGAGAGACATCTGGAAGTGACGGCAATGGCAGACTACGTGCCTTTCCTCGGCGTGGAGGACCTCAGGGAGATCCTCGCTGCAGTTCTGCACAGGAAGGCCACGACCGTGAAAGAGTGCCGGCCACTTAAAGTGACAAACTACCTACAA GGGGAAGCAGTGCGACTTGCCCGTCAGTTGCCCACAAATTTGTCCCGGGAAGACGTGGAGGAAACCCTGCTCAGGATGGAACAGCAGCTTGGTGAGAACAAACGGACCTGCATCCACGGGCGGCCGTTTCTCCAACACTTATCCAATGTTCCTAATACGGACGAGGAGGctgaagctctgcagaaactgaGGCCTTTAGAGCTTAAAGAAGTAGACACTctataa
- the pms1 gene encoding PMS1 protein homolog 1 isoform X1 → MKQLPPDTVRLLSSSQVITSVLNVVKELMENSLDAGASSIDIKLENYGLDRIEVRDNGRGIKAADTPVMAVRHFTSKICSHEDLERLETYGFRGEALGSICAVAEVSVITKTQEDDISTHYTLNFTGEIVSQKPSHLGQGTTVSVLKLFKNLPVRRQYYSSTKKCKEEVKKVQDLLTAYAIIKPDLRLTLVHNKVVVWQKAKVADHRSALIATLGPSAVANLLPCHHHQEQPEIVLEGFFPKPGADHSSTSSSNPDKTFIFINNRPVNHKEIMKLLRQHYIAQYPDDSARNRYPTLMLKVTVPPSSVDVNLTPDKTQVLLQDKEAVLTAVEAFLVSLYGYRPRGDPPAETQLVREKCPSPSSPLQADASRLDSEEVLEVDVDLSKVLKDAPKHGDTAVRTDAPLDPLTPNSSSSSIAEDWIVNQIPAGPESSFSLYDDQTAETCSANKSPERLQDETVSGAETNKDQLSAEDWSRGTALTDPVSGEPLQPVRIHQPSKDNHPDSDEVKSPSSSNKKMLNAITEKRAALTAYDLISNRAMRAPLSPAALFEKEARAEVLREKPTASLQDISDAVHERWKNLREEDRKKYEVKAKKHLDHHDQRTKLASAEGPTETGTIAPRVHAQGQKRKAPLSNQKLLDELFSAQPQKKSRSLATAPKPSLPLPCSVPSLRLQLQRLSSQSSAVPRGLRLVNRLASQSAWVILCGQRLMLLNPFRVEEALLFKRLLENNILPAVSLQNPIQLTDGSLGGAEYIEALCNMEKQSPELNGGAFFSDPRLVANGFKIHLTPGLTSAERHLEVTAMADYVPFLGVEDLREILAAVLHRKATTVKECRPLKVTNYLQGEAVRLARQLPTNLSREDVEETLLRMEQQLGENKRTCIHGRPFLQHLSNVPNTDEEAEALQKLRPLELKEVDTL, encoded by the exons ATGAAGCAGCTGCCTCCAGACACGGTGCGGCTGCTGTCCAGCTCCCAGGTCATCACCTCCGTGCTGAACGTTGTGAAGGAATTGATGGAAAATTCGCTGGACGCTGGAGCGTCAAGCATCGACATAAAACTG GAGAACTACGGTTTGGACCGGATAGAAGTGCGCGACAACGGCCGTGGAATCAAAGCTGCAGACACTCCTGTGATGGCCGTCAGACACTTCACTTCAAAGATCTGCAGCCACGAGGACCTGGAGCGGCTGGAGACGTACGGCTTCAGAGGAGAGGCGCTGGGCTCCATCTGCGCCGTGGCCGAG GTGTCCGTCATCACAAAGACACAGGAGGATGACATCAGCACGCATTACACGCTCAACTTCACAGGGGAGATTGTTTCTCAGAAGCCGTCTCACTTGGGTCAAG gtaCAACAGTGAGCGTACTGAAGCTCTTCAAGAATCTCCCCGTCAGACGGCAGTACTACTCTTCTACCAAGAAGTGtaaggaggaagtgaagaaagTGCAGGACCTGCTGACGGCCTACGCCATCATAAAACCTGACCTGAGGCTCACGCTCGTTCACAACAAG GTGGTGGTTTGGCAGAAGGCCAAGGTGGCCGATCACAGAAGTGCCCTCATTGCTACGCTGGGGCCCAGCGCCGTTGCCAACCTGCTCCCCTGCCACCATCACCAGGAGCAACCAGAG attgttttgGAGGGCTTTTTTCCAAAACCTGGAGCAGATCATTCCTCCACAAGTTCATCAAACCCTGACAagacattcattttcatcaacaaCCGACCCGTCAACCATAAAGAGATAATGAAG CTGTTGCGTCAACACTACATCGCTCAGTATCCGGATGACTCGGCCCGAAACCGTTATCCCACCCTCATGCTCAAAGTGACGGTTCCGCCCTCTTCAGTCGACGTCAATCTGACGCCAGACAAGACCCAGGTTCTCCTTCAGGACAAG GAGGCTGTCCTGACCGCAGTCGAGGCTTTTCTGGTTTCTCTCTACGGCTATCGGCCTCGTGGTGACCCGCCAGCTGAGACGCAGCTCGTCCGTGAGAAGTGTCCCTCGCCCTCAAGTCCTCTACAGGCTGATGCTTCACGACTGGACAGTGAGGAGGTTTTAGAGGTCGATGTTGATCTTAGCAAGGTCCTCAAAGATGCTCCTAAACATGGTGACACAGCAGTAAGAACTGATGCTCCACTGGACCCTCTGACCCcaaacagcagctcctcttCTATAGCAGAGGACTGGATTGTCAACCAGATCCCAGCAGGACCAGAGTCTAGTTTTTCTCTCTATGATGATCAGACAGCAGAAACATGTTCAGCTAACAAATCTCCCGAGAGACTGCAGGATGAAACCGTTTCAGGtgcagagacaaacaaagacCAGTTATCAGCTGAGGACTGGAGCCGAGGGACGGCTTTGACCGACCCCGTATCAGGAGAACCCCTTCAGCCCGTCAGAATCCACCAACCCTCAAAGGACAATCACCCAGACTCGGACGAGGTCAAGAGTCCGAGCAGCTCGAACAAAAAGATGCTCAACGCCATCACGGAGAAGCGTGCTGCTCTGACGGCCTACGACCTGATCAGCAACCGCGCCATGAGGGCACCGCTGTCTCCCGCCGCCCTGTTCGAGAAGGAGGCCAGAGCCGAGGTCCTGAGGGAGAAACCCACAGCCAGCCTGCAGGATATCAGCGACGCCGTCCACGAGAGGTGGAAAAATCTGAGGGAGGAAGACCGTAAGAA GTATGAGGTGAAGGCAAAAAAACACCTGGATCACCACGACCAAAGGACCAAGCTGGCCTCTGCTGAAGGCCCCACAGAGACCGGCACGATCGCACCGAGGGTCCACGCACAGGGCCAGAAACGCAAAGCCCCGCTGTCCAACCAGAAGCTGCTGGACGAGCTCTTCTCCGCACAGCCCcagaagaagagcaggagcCTGGCGACGGCACCGAAGCCCTCGCTGCCCCTCCCCTGCAGCGTGCCTTCCCTTCGGCTGCAGCTCCAGCGCCTTTCATCCCAGAGCAGCGCAGTGCCACGGGGCCTCCGTCTTGTAAACCGGCTGGCCTCTCAGAGCGCCTGGGTCATTTTATGTGGTCAGAGGCTCATGTTGTTAAACCCATTTCGAGTGGAGGAAGCCTTGCTGTTTAAGAGACTCCTAGAGAATAATATACTTCCAGCAGTGAGTCTGCAGAACCCTATACAGTTAACAGATGG AAGTCTAGGGGGGGCTGAATATATCGAGGCTTTGTGCAACATGGAGAAGCAAAGTCCTGAGCTGAACGGAGGAGCCTTCTTCTCCGATCCAAGACTTGTGGCTAATGGTTTTAAAATCCATCTCACTCCAG GCCTCACGTCAGCCGAGAGACATCTGGAAGTGACGGCAATGGCAGACTACGTGCCTTTCCTCGGCGTGGAGGACCTCAGGGAGATCCTCGCTGCAGTTCTGCACAGGAAGGCCACGACCGTGAAAGAGTGCCGGCCACTTAAAGTGACAAACTACCTACAA GGGGAAGCAGTGCGACTTGCCCGTCAGTTGCCCACAAATTTGTCCCGGGAAGACGTGGAGGAAACCCTGCTCAGGATGGAACAGCAGCTTGGTGAGAACAAACGGACCTGCATCCACGGGCGGCCGTTTCTCCAACACTTATCCAATGTTCCTAATACGGACGAGGAGGctgaagctctgcagaaactgaGGCCTTTAGAGCTTAAAGAAGTAGACACTctataa
- the pms1 gene encoding PMS1 protein homolog 1 isoform X3, whose product MKQLPPDTVRLLSSSQVITSVLNVVKELMENSLDAGASSIDIKLENYGLDRIEVRDNGRGIKAADTPVMAVRHFTSKICSHEDLERLETYGFRGEALGSICAVAEVSVITKTQEDDISTHYTLNFTGEIVSQKPSHLGQGTTVSVLKLFKNLPVRRQYYSSTKKCKEEVKKVQDLLTAYAIIKPDLRLTLVHNKVVVWQKAKVADHRSALIATLGPSAVANLLPCHHHQEQPEIVLEGFFPKPGADHSSTSSSNPDKTFIFINNRPVNHKEIMKLLRQHYIAQYPDDSARNRYPTLMLKVTVPPSSVDVNLTPDKTQVLLQDKEAVLTAVEAFLVSLYGYRPRGDPPAETQLVREKCPSPSSPLQADASRLDSEEVLEVDVDLSKVLKDAPKHGDTAVRTDAPLDPLTPNSSSSSIAEDWIVNQIPAGPESSFSLYDDQTAETCSANKSPERLQDETVSGAETNKDQLSAEDWSRGTALTDPVSGEPLQPVRIHQPSKDNHPDSDEVKSPSSSNKKMLNAITEKRAALTAYDLISNRAMRAPLSPAALFEKEARAEVLREKPTASLQDISDAVHERWKNLREEDRKKYEVKAKKHLDHHDQRTKLASAEGPTETGTIAPRVHAQGQKRKAPLSNQKLLDELFSAQPQKKSRSLATAPKPSLPLPCSVPSLRLQLQRLSSQSSAVPRGLRLVNRLASQSAWVILCGQRLMLLNPFRVEEALLFKRLLENNILPAVSLQNPIQLTDGSLGGAEYIEALCNMEKQSPELNGGAFFSDPRLVANGFKIHLTPGLTSAERHLEVTAMADYVPFLGVEDLREILAAVLHRKATTVKECRPLKVTNYLQVSDAAKILKGLICKMIEQCYVICCRDTYRS is encoded by the exons ATGAAGCAGCTGCCTCCAGACACGGTGCGGCTGCTGTCCAGCTCCCAGGTCATCACCTCCGTGCTGAACGTTGTGAAGGAATTGATGGAAAATTCGCTGGACGCTGGAGCGTCAAGCATCGACATAAAACTG GAGAACTACGGTTTGGACCGGATAGAAGTGCGCGACAACGGCCGTGGAATCAAAGCTGCAGACACTCCTGTGATGGCCGTCAGACACTTCACTTCAAAGATCTGCAGCCACGAGGACCTGGAGCGGCTGGAGACGTACGGCTTCAGAGGAGAGGCGCTGGGCTCCATCTGCGCCGTGGCCGAG GTGTCCGTCATCACAAAGACACAGGAGGATGACATCAGCACGCATTACACGCTCAACTTCACAGGGGAGATTGTTTCTCAGAAGCCGTCTCACTTGGGTCAAG gtaCAACAGTGAGCGTACTGAAGCTCTTCAAGAATCTCCCCGTCAGACGGCAGTACTACTCTTCTACCAAGAAGTGtaaggaggaagtgaagaaagTGCAGGACCTGCTGACGGCCTACGCCATCATAAAACCTGACCTGAGGCTCACGCTCGTTCACAACAAG GTGGTGGTTTGGCAGAAGGCCAAGGTGGCCGATCACAGAAGTGCCCTCATTGCTACGCTGGGGCCCAGCGCCGTTGCCAACCTGCTCCCCTGCCACCATCACCAGGAGCAACCAGAG attgttttgGAGGGCTTTTTTCCAAAACCTGGAGCAGATCATTCCTCCACAAGTTCATCAAACCCTGACAagacattcattttcatcaacaaCCGACCCGTCAACCATAAAGAGATAATGAAG CTGTTGCGTCAACACTACATCGCTCAGTATCCGGATGACTCGGCCCGAAACCGTTATCCCACCCTCATGCTCAAAGTGACGGTTCCGCCCTCTTCAGTCGACGTCAATCTGACGCCAGACAAGACCCAGGTTCTCCTTCAGGACAAG GAGGCTGTCCTGACCGCAGTCGAGGCTTTTCTGGTTTCTCTCTACGGCTATCGGCCTCGTGGTGACCCGCCAGCTGAGACGCAGCTCGTCCGTGAGAAGTGTCCCTCGCCCTCAAGTCCTCTACAGGCTGATGCTTCACGACTGGACAGTGAGGAGGTTTTAGAGGTCGATGTTGATCTTAGCAAGGTCCTCAAAGATGCTCCTAAACATGGTGACACAGCAGTAAGAACTGATGCTCCACTGGACCCTCTGACCCcaaacagcagctcctcttCTATAGCAGAGGACTGGATTGTCAACCAGATCCCAGCAGGACCAGAGTCTAGTTTTTCTCTCTATGATGATCAGACAGCAGAAACATGTTCAGCTAACAAATCTCCCGAGAGACTGCAGGATGAAACCGTTTCAGGtgcagagacaaacaaagacCAGTTATCAGCTGAGGACTGGAGCCGAGGGACGGCTTTGACCGACCCCGTATCAGGAGAACCCCTTCAGCCCGTCAGAATCCACCAACCCTCAAAGGACAATCACCCAGACTCGGACGAGGTCAAGAGTCCGAGCAGCTCGAACAAAAAGATGCTCAACGCCATCACGGAGAAGCGTGCTGCTCTGACGGCCTACGACCTGATCAGCAACCGCGCCATGAGGGCACCGCTGTCTCCCGCCGCCCTGTTCGAGAAGGAGGCCAGAGCCGAGGTCCTGAGGGAGAAACCCACAGCCAGCCTGCAGGATATCAGCGACGCCGTCCACGAGAGGTGGAAAAATCTGAGGGAGGAAGACCGTAAGAA GTATGAGGTGAAGGCAAAAAAACACCTGGATCACCACGACCAAAGGACCAAGCTGGCCTCTGCTGAAGGCCCCACAGAGACCGGCACGATCGCACCGAGGGTCCACGCACAGGGCCAGAAACGCAAAGCCCCGCTGTCCAACCAGAAGCTGCTGGACGAGCTCTTCTCCGCACAGCCCcagaagaagagcaggagcCTGGCGACGGCACCGAAGCCCTCGCTGCCCCTCCCCTGCAGCGTGCCTTCCCTTCGGCTGCAGCTCCAGCGCCTTTCATCCCAGAGCAGCGCAGTGCCACGGGGCCTCCGTCTTGTAAACCGGCTGGCCTCTCAGAGCGCCTGGGTCATTTTATGTGGTCAGAGGCTCATGTTGTTAAACCCATTTCGAGTGGAGGAAGCCTTGCTGTTTAAGAGACTCCTAGAGAATAATATACTTCCAGCAGTGAGTCTGCAGAACCCTATACAGTTAACAGATGG AAGTCTAGGGGGGGCTGAATATATCGAGGCTTTGTGCAACATGGAGAAGCAAAGTCCTGAGCTGAACGGAGGAGCCTTCTTCTCCGATCCAAGACTTGTGGCTAATGGTTTTAAAATCCATCTCACTCCAG GCCTCACGTCAGCCGAGAGACATCTGGAAGTGACGGCAATGGCAGACTACGTGCCTTTCCTCGGCGTGGAGGACCTCAGGGAGATCCTCGCTGCAGTTCTGCACAGGAAGGCCACGACCGTGAAAGAGTGCCGGCCACTTAAAGTGACAAACTACCTACAAGTGAGCGATGCTGCAAAGATTTTAAAAGGGttaatttgtaaaat GATTGAACAATGCTATGTGATCTGTTGCAGAGATACATACCgaagttag